The Pogona vitticeps strain Pit_001003342236 chromosome 3, PviZW2.1, whole genome shotgun sequence genome includes a window with the following:
- the SLC51A gene encoding organic solute transporter subunit alpha, which produces MEPLEDLLQDPRFPPELIHVLIYNFSVPSACFSLPPRALQMLQQLNFVELALLGMATFLTLMSILIFVEEALYLSAKVRCFVKMRTLIWSSSGPTVVSIFCLVGLWVPRAMSVVETAIGAYFATCFYLLTLVMVEGMGGKAAVLKALKDTPVRISTGPCCCCCPCCPHIAMSKKKLNILILGTFQYAFFKGACAFLGLVLTTEDLYDTAQISATSVALWINTCLGVSTLLGLWALAILFRSIRMHLAEQNMGSKFACFQVLLILTALQPSIFSILANGGQIACSPPLTSRARSQQMHAQLLIIETFILAVLTRMYYRKPDDRAGCCPSGSPASKTEISP; this is translated from the exons ATGGAGCCTTTAGAAGACCTGTTGCAAGACCCCAG GTTCCCGCCTGAGCTCATCCACGTGCTGATTTACAATTTCAGCGTCCCGTCCGCCTGCTTCTCTCTGCCACCCCGAGCATTGCAAATGCTGCAGC AGCTGAATTTTGTGGAGCTTGCGCTCCTCGGCATGGCGACCTTCCTCACGCTGATGTCCATCCTCATCTTTGTGGAAGAAGCCCTGTATTTATCTGCGAAGGTCCGGTGTTTTGTCAAGATGAGAACTCTCATCTGGAGCAGCTCGGGGCCCACC gTCGTTTCGATATTCTGCCTTGTGGGGCTCTGGGTCCCCCGTGCGATGTCAGTGGTGGAAACAGCCATTGGCGC GTATTTTGCTACCTGCTTCTACCTGCTGACGCTGGTCATGGTGGAAGGCATGGGGGGGAAGGCCGCGGTCCTCAAGGCCCTGAAGGACACCCCCGTCAGGATCAGCACGGGGccgtgctgctgttgctgccctTGTTGCCCCCACATCGCCATGAGCAA gaaGAAACTGAACATTTTGATCCTGGGCACTTTCCAGTATGCTTTCTTCAAGGGGGCCTGTGCATTTCTGGGACTTGTTTTGACCACAGAAGACCTGTATGACACGGCCCAG ATTTCGGCCACGAGCGTGGCCCTCTGGATAAACACTTGCCTGGGTGTCTCCACGCTCCTCGGCTTGTGGGCGCTGGCGATCCTGTTTCGCTCCATCAGAATGCACCTGGCCGAACAGAACATGGGATCCAAGTTTGCATGCTTCCAG GTTCTCCTCATCCTGACGGCGCTCCAGCCCTCCATCTTCAGTATCTTGGCCAACGGGGGCCAGATCGCTTGCTCCCCACCGCTCACCTCCAGAGCCCGGTCCCAAC AGATGCACGCTCAGCTGCTCATCATAGAGACCTTCATTTTGGCCGTCCTGACCAGGATGTACTACAGAAAGCCAGACGACCGGGCGGGCTGCTGTCCATCAGGGTCTCCGGCCAGCAAAACAGAGATCAGTCCCTGA